From the Clostridium sp. Marseille-P299 genome, one window contains:
- a CDS encoding tRNA dihydrouridine synthase, translated as MKFYFAPMEGVTGYIYRNIHQSYFPKVDKYFTPFIVANQSTSFKTRELQDIKPEHNQGMKVVPQILTNNANDFIQTSKKIKEFGYDEINLNLGCPSGTVVAKNKGSGFLSQKEELNNFLETVFSAGVTKISVKTRLGIDDPELFYDLIEIYNRYPMEELIIHPRVQKDFYKNKPNLTVFADALKLSKNNICYNGDIFTADDYQKFVNTFPEVKSIMLGRGLIANPCFINEITGGTVLKKEILKEFHDRLVVDYRKILSGDRDVLFKMKEVWHYWSCMFTDYEKYAKKIRKAERFSDYEKAVETLFLEQEIRKGAGFIS; from the coding sequence ATGAAGTTTTATTTCGCACCGATGGAAGGTGTGACTGGATATATTTATCGAAATATTCATCAATCTTACTTTCCAAAAGTAGACAAGTACTTTACGCCGTTTATTGTAGCGAATCAAAGTACTAGTTTTAAAACAAGAGAGCTACAAGATATAAAGCCAGAACATAATCAAGGAATGAAGGTAGTTCCTCAAATACTTACAAACAATGCAAATGACTTTATTCAAACTTCTAAAAAAATAAAAGAATTTGGATATGATGAAATTAATTTAAATCTAGGATGTCCATCAGGAACAGTAGTTGCAAAAAATAAAGGCTCAGGTTTTCTTTCTCAAAAAGAAGAACTTAATAACTTTTTAGAAACTGTTTTTTCTGCTGGAGTTACAAAGATATCGGTTAAAACAAGATTGGGTATTGATGATCCTGAACTTTTTTATGATTTAATAGAGATATATAATAGGTACCCAATGGAAGAACTTATCATTCACCCTAGAGTTCAAAAAGATTTCTATAAAAACAAGCCAAATTTAACTGTATTTGCAGATGCTCTTAAATTAAGTAAGAACAATATATGTTACAATGGAGATATTTTTACAGCGGATGATTATCAAAAATTCGTCAATACTTTTCCTGAAGTAAAATCCATTATGCTTGGACGTGGGTTGATTGCGAATCCATGTTTTATAAATGAGATAACCGGAGGAACTGTGCTAAAGAAAGAAATTTTAAAAGAATTTCATGATCGTCTTGTTGTAGATTATAGAAAAATCTTATCTGGTGATAGAGATGTTTTATTTAAAATGAAGGAAGTATGGCACTACTGGTCTTGTATGTTTACGGATTATGAGAAGTATGCTAAAAAGATTAGAAAAGCAGAACGATTTTCTGATTATGAGAAGGCAGTAGAGACTTTATTTCTAGAACAAGAGATAAGAAAGGGAGCAGGATTTATATCATAA
- a CDS encoding alpha/beta hydrolase, translating into MKKYKNLKRVLIALVAIILLIIGGFIIYTSNYYHADFNVEEFVTNVNDVKVTTKNEYTIVSPKQPTDTGFIFYPGGKVEETSYLPLLEKLAQEGITCVLVKMPFRLAVFGIDRADDIFDLLPEVTDWYIGGHSLGGAMARSYALKHEDVLSGVILLGAYATGELNIPVITIYGSNDGVINREKLSTSPNRKEIEGGNHAYYGNYGEQAGDGTATITRQEQQENCVDLITEFMSAQVNNK; encoded by the coding sequence TTGAAAAAGTATAAGAATTTAAAGCGTGTATTGATTGCATTGGTCGCAATTATATTATTAATTATTGGGGGATTTATTATTTATACATCCAATTACTATCATGCTGATTTTAACGTTGAAGAATTTGTTACAAATGTAAACGATGTAAAAGTCACCACAAAAAATGAGTATACTATTGTGTCACCGAAACAGCCTACAGATACTGGATTTATTTTTTATCCAGGAGGAAAGGTTGAAGAAACTTCGTATCTACCACTTTTAGAAAAGTTAGCACAAGAGGGGATTACCTGTGTACTTGTTAAAATGCCATTTCGTCTTGCTGTATTTGGTATAGACCGAGCTGATGATATATTTGATTTACTTCCTGAAGTTACAGATTGGTATATTGGAGGACATTCCCTTGGCGGAGCTATGGCAAGATCATATGCATTAAAACATGAAGATGTACTTTCTGGAGTTATATTACTTGGTGCCTATGCAACCGGCGAGCTTAATATTCCAGTAATCACAATCTATGGTTCAAATGATGGAGTGATAAATAGAGAAAAGCTTTCAACATCACCAAATCGTAAAGAAATCGAAGGTGGAAATCATGCGTATTATGGTAATTATGGTGAACAAGCAGGGGATGGAACCGCTACGATTACAAGGCAAGAGCAGCAAGAAAATTGCGTTGATTTAATAACAGAATTTATGAGTGCTCAAGTCAATAACAAATAG
- a CDS encoding YesL family protein: MKFNIESPIFQFITTLSEFVLLNILFIITCLPLFTIGTSLSSLYYVTMQEARQEHGYIVKNYFKAWKENFAQSTILWILYLIISYILVTALIVYQTLDNFVGNAITVSITLFSFLLIISFLYIFPLLARFKNSMTQSIKNSFLIALHNIKTTILLVLINCIFIYLCKILPWSKIFMILLGFAFLAYCNSFLYIRVFKKYEPQDVTDTKKL; encoded by the coding sequence ATGAAATTTAATATAGAAAGTCCAATTTTTCAGTTTATAACTACTCTGTCTGAATTTGTTTTATTAAATATTTTATTTATAATAACCTGTCTCCCATTATTTACGATAGGCACTTCTTTATCTTCTCTTTATTATGTCACCATGCAAGAAGCTCGTCAGGAACATGGTTATATTGTTAAAAATTATTTTAAAGCTTGGAAGGAAAACTTTGCTCAGTCAACTATCCTTTGGATTTTATATCTTATCATTAGCTATATTTTAGTTACTGCTCTTATTGTCTATCAAACTCTTGATAATTTTGTTGGAAATGCAATCACAGTTTCAATTACACTGTTTTCTTTTCTACTGATTATAAGTTTTCTTTATATCTTCCCTTTATTAGCAAGATTTAAAAATAGCATGACACAAAGTATTAAAAATTCTTTTTTAATAGCACTACATAATATAAAAACAACGATTTTACTTGTTTTAATCAATTGTATTTTTATTTACTTATGCAAAATCCTTCCATGGTCTAAAATATTTATGATTCTTCTTGGATTTGCCTTTCTGGCTTATTGCAATTCCTTTTTATATATACGTGTATTTAAGAAATATGAACCGCAAGATGTAACAGATACTAAAAAATTATAG
- a CDS encoding ABC transporter permease subunit: MQKLVSEQTYHSKKTKMRGSKQGKKMFLYILPFLLSSFAFSYFPLHGWIYAFYDFKPPLKLSQCQFVGLKWFQMLFANPTQLKQIFKVMINTFAMSGLTIGTSFLPVVFAIFISEIKCKWFKNFVQTFTTVPNFISWVMVYSVAFSLFSNTGMVNAIFQNIGIIDAPIKFLDSDSHTWLSMILWYTWKSLGWGAIMYLAAIAGVDQELYEAARVDGAGRFKLMRYITLPALMPTFFVLLILSIANFLNNGLDQYYVFQNSFNKEHIQVLDLYVYNVGMTGRSPSMATAIGMLKSIVSVTLLFIVNQVSKRTRGESII, translated from the coding sequence ATGCAGAAACTAGTATCAGAACAGACGTATCACAGTAAGAAAACAAAAATGAGAGGGAGCAAGCAAGGAAAAAAAATGTTTTTATACATATTACCCTTTTTATTGTCATCCTTTGCATTTTCTTATTTTCCGTTACATGGTTGGATATATGCTTTTTATGATTTCAAGCCACCTCTTAAATTATCACAGTGTCAATTTGTTGGATTGAAATGGTTTCAGATGTTATTTGCAAATCCAACTCAGTTAAAACAGATTTTTAAGGTAATGATAAATACCTTCGCAATGAGCGGATTAACAATAGGCACCTCCTTTTTACCTGTTGTTTTTGCAATTTTTATTAGTGAAATTAAATGTAAATGGTTTAAAAATTTTGTGCAAACATTTACGACAGTTCCTAATTTTATAAGCTGGGTTATGGTGTATTCCGTTGCATTTAGTTTATTTTCAAATACAGGAATGGTGAATGCAATCTTTCAAAATATTGGAATCATAGACGCACCAATTAAATTCTTAGACAGTGATTCTCATACTTGGCTTAGTATGATTTTATGGTATACCTGGAAAAGCCTTGGCTGGGGAGCAATTATGTACTTAGCTGCAATTGCAGGAGTTGATCAAGAATTATATGAAGCAGCTAGGGTAGATGGAGCAGGGCGTTTTAAATTAATGAGATATATCACCTTACCTGCCCTAATGCCTACCTTTTTTGTTTTATTAATATTATCCATAGCAAATTTCCTTAATAATGGCTTAGATCAATATTATGTATTTCAGAATTCCTTTAATAAAGAACACATACAGGTACTTGATTTATACGTATATAACGTTGGTATGACAGGACGCAGCCCATCCATGGCTACTGCAATCGGTATGCTTAAGAGTATTGTTAGTGTAACTTTGTTATTTATAGTGAACCAAGTTTCTAAACGAACACGTGGCGAATCTATCATATAG